In one window of Coralliovum pocilloporae DNA:
- a CDS encoding pyridoxamine 5'-phosphate oxidase family protein, producing the protein MTDIYNPTKLGKIRVGAKASYDKESIHAVLDQGLIAHMGFQVSDRPVVIPMAYGRIGDKVYVHGAKATRAIKANRNGLPICLTITLIDGIVVARSSFHSSMNYRSVVLHGTANVVSDNEEIEAALAAITNHLLPDRWSEVRPSTHKEIAATGVLGVTIEEASLKQRSGMPIDDDEDYETDAWGGVLPISTVYGTPYDDGRIRSDIAVPKSVLARSS; encoded by the coding sequence ATGACTGACATTTACAATCCAACCAAGCTCGGCAAGATTCGCGTTGGAGCAAAGGCTTCCTATGACAAAGAGAGCATCCATGCGGTTCTTGACCAGGGCCTGATTGCCCATATGGGATTTCAGGTCAGTGACAGACCTGTGGTCATTCCCATGGCCTATGGCCGGATAGGCGACAAGGTCTATGTTCACGGTGCCAAGGCCACCCGCGCAATCAAGGCGAACAGGAACGGACTGCCCATCTGCCTGACGATTACACTGATTGACGGGATAGTGGTCGCAAGGTCCAGCTTTCACTCTTCGATGAACTACAGATCCGTTGTGCTGCACGGAACAGCCAATGTGGTCTCAGACAATGAGGAAATAGAGGCCGCACTTGCAGCCATTACCAATCATCTATTGCCGGATCGCTGGTCCGAGGTCCGCCCTTCAACCCACAAAGAAATCGCCGCCACCGGTGTTCTCGGGGTTACAATAGAAGAGGCATCCCTCAAGCAGCGCTCGGGGATGCCCATTGACGATGATGAAGATTATGAAACAGACGCCTGGGGTGGCGTTCTTCCCATCTCCACAGTGTACGGCACACCATATGACGATGGCCGTATCAGATCAGATATAGCGGTCCCGAAATCCGTTCTGGCCCGGTCGTCCTGA
- a CDS encoding lytic transglycosylase domain-containing protein — protein MIAFNRVVLITLLMGLAACGTGPLQGSSTNSKGLAYSQTKNNGLKSMVIREARKQGVPVNLALAVVQIESRFNPRAVGRAGEVGLMQIKPRTARGMGFKGSRKALFHPETNIKYGMKYLAGAYKRGGKTICGAILKYNAGHYAKRMNPTSARYCRKVKKVIGRV, from the coding sequence ATGATCGCATTCAACCGCGTTGTATTGATTACCCTGCTCATGGGGCTGGCGGCTTGTGGAACAGGACCGCTACAGGGAAGCTCAACAAATTCCAAGGGACTGGCCTATTCCCAGACCAAGAACAATGGTCTGAAATCCATGGTCATTCGGGAAGCCCGTAAACAGGGTGTGCCTGTTAATCTGGCCCTTGCTGTGGTTCAGATTGAGAGCCGCTTTAATCCGCGCGCCGTCGGGCGTGCTGGTGAAGTGGGTCTTATGCAGATCAAGCCACGCACGGCGCGGGGCATGGGCTTCAAGGGATCGCGCAAGGCGCTGTTCCATCCTGAAACCAATATCAAGTATGGCATGAAATATCTTGCCGGTGCCTATAAGCGCGGTGGCAAAACCATCTGTGGGGCTATCCTGAAATATAATGCCGGTCATTATGCCAAGCGGATGAACCCGACCAGTGCCCGCTATTGCCGCAAGGTGAAGAAGGTCATTGGCCGGGTGTAA
- a CDS encoding peptidoglycan recognition protein family protein: protein MTLDADSDLVSGFSPSPNFGPRKNDAAADTIILHYTGMPSAEAALRWLSIEESQVSCHYFIHADGSIIQLVSEDKRAWHAGRSFWQGNTDLNSCSIGIEIHNPGHEHGYEAFPQIQIDAVIALCDDICSRRSIAVDRVLAHSDIAPDRKQDPGELFPWHQLAAEGLCLYTPPHSIQDGPLYQEGDEGQPIRALQTMFALVGYNVEVSGVFDRKTVFVVTAFQRRFRPERVDGIADLSTLATLNDVVRLQKT from the coding sequence ATGACTCTGGACGCTGACAGTGATCTGGTTTCGGGGTTCTCGCCATCACCCAATTTCGGCCCCCGCAAGAATGATGCTGCGGCTGATACAATCATTCTGCATTACACAGGAATGCCCAGCGCAGAGGCCGCTTTGCGCTGGCTTTCCATTGAAGAAAGCCAGGTCTCCTGTCATTACTTCATCCACGCAGACGGTTCGATTATCCAGCTTGTGTCAGAAGACAAGCGGGCCTGGCATGCAGGCCGGTCGTTCTGGCAGGGCAATACGGATCTGAACTCCTGCTCAATCGGCATCGAAATTCACAATCCGGGCCATGAGCATGGCTATGAGGCCTTTCCTCAAATCCAGATTGATGCTGTGATTGCGCTTTGTGATGATATCTGCAGCAGGCGATCAATCGCTGTAGATCGTGTTCTGGCTCACTCTGATATAGCGCCGGATCGTAAACAGGATCCGGGTGAACTGTTCCCCTGGCATCAGCTTGCTGCTGAAGGCCTGTGCCTCTACACGCCACCTCATTCTATTCAGGATGGTCCGCTGTATCAGGAAGGTGACGAGGGGCAGCCCATTCGCGCCTTGCAAACCATGTTTGCCCTGGTCGGGTATAATGTGGAGGTCTCTGGTGTCTTTGACCGGAAGACAGTTTTTGTGGTGACAGCGTTTCAGCGGCGGTTCCGTCCTGAGCGGGTGGATGGCATTGCAGACCTGTCCACTTTGGCGACGCTGAATGATGTCGTTCGCTTGCAGAAAACGTGA
- a CDS encoding TerB family tellurite resistance protein yields MSIWDKIAELAAQVSGKETISAFLDRVAGYFTSVSGSETRRQMAFTVAMIALSAKMAKADGVVTQDEIIAFKQIVEIPSSEARNVARVFNLAKRDVAGYEAYAAQLSELLKDESETLVDIVDGLFHIAKADGVIHENELSYLEHVADIFGLEDRCFSRIKARHMSEHADPYAVLGVDREMSDSDIKRQYRKLVAEHHPDRMMARGVPQEFIELANQKLADVNVAWGEIAAERGLR; encoded by the coding sequence ATGAGCATTTGGGACAAAATCGCAGAGCTTGCAGCACAGGTATCTGGCAAGGAGACGATCAGCGCGTTTCTTGATCGTGTTGCCGGGTATTTTACGTCTGTAAGCGGTAGCGAGACGCGTCGGCAGATGGCTTTTACCGTGGCAATGATTGCTCTATCGGCGAAAATGGCCAAGGCCGATGGCGTTGTCACCCAGGACGAGATTATCGCGTTCAAGCAGATTGTTGAAATCCCGTCTTCCGAGGCGCGTAATGTTGCCCGGGTGTTTAATCTCGCCAAGCGTGATGTAGCTGGCTATGAGGCTTACGCGGCACAATTATCCGAGCTTCTCAAGGATGAGAGCGAAACACTGGTGGATATTGTTGATGGCCTGTTCCATATTGCCAAGGCTGATGGCGTTATCCACGAGAATGAACTGTCCTATCTCGAACATGTGGCTGATATTTTCGGCCTTGAAGATCGCTGTTTCAGCCGTATTAAGGCACGCCATATGTCCGAGCACGCTGATCCTTACGCGGTTCTGGGTGTTGACCGCGAGATGAGTGACAGCGATATCAAACGCCAGTATCGCAAGCTCGTTGCCGAGCATCACCCGGACCGCATGATGGCACGTGGAGTACCCCAGGAGTTTATCGAACTGGCCAATCAGAAACTCGCTGATGTGAATGTGGCCTGGGGTGAGATTGCAGCGGAACGCGGATTGAGATGA
- a CDS encoding cytochrome P460 family protein: MTKKLAAIAVFGATLGVAGLTGIETGSYAPSLTSPAHAAACETKKAKDDLTDADATALYDCIKDKLAEGYKGSGLEEATAFRSWFVPNTNTFVSPTHGKRFVQHYINDIGKEAYLKYDDVDKNVMPVGTIAAKESFAVSKKDGKVRPGPLFLMEKVAAGTLPDTGDWKYTLISPKGKIIGQTGTESEKKIKFCHGCHQNALEDYDAMFFPDVDYRVEG, translated from the coding sequence ATGACTAAGAAACTTGCAGCGATAGCAGTGTTCGGTGCGACACTTGGAGTGGCGGGACTTACAGGAATTGAGACAGGATCATATGCTCCGTCTCTGACATCTCCGGCTCATGCGGCGGCATGTGAAACGAAGAAAGCCAAAGATGACCTGACAGATGCTGATGCGACCGCTTTGTATGATTGCATCAAGGACAAACTGGCAGAAGGGTACAAAGGGTCCGGTCTTGAAGAAGCAACGGCTTTCCGAAGCTGGTTTGTGCCAAACACCAACACCTTTGTCTCTCCGACACACGGCAAGCGCTTTGTTCAGCATTACATCAACGATATCGGCAAGGAAGCCTATCTGAAATATGATGATGTGGACAAGAACGTCATGCCGGTTGGCACGATTGCTGCCAAGGAAAGCTTCGCGGTCTCCAAGAAGGATGGCAAGGTTCGTCCGGGCCCGCTTTTCCTGATGGAAAAAGTTGCTGCTGGTACGCTCCCGGATACAGGTGACTGGAAGTACACCCTGATTTCTCCGAAAGGCAAGATCATCGGCCAGACCGGAACAGAATCCGAGAAGAAGATCAAGTTCTGCCATGGTTGTCATCAGAACGCTCTTGAAGACTATGATGCAATGTTTTTCCCCGATGTGGATTACCGCGTCGAAGGTTAA